From the Flavimarina sp. Hel_I_48 genome, one window contains:
- a CDS encoding ZIP family metal transporter, protein MENYSGVIIYAFIAAIALLFGGIISVIKEPSTKVRSAILHFAAGVIFSVVSVELLPDIMARHDVLEIATGFGAGVFLMLGIRYFLEPKKEKGNEPGFPTAFIVVIAVDLIIDGVLMGIGFATSRETGTFLAIAISIELLSLGMATSITLAGSNVNRTQTILTNLGLSALVLGSTLLSAFSLVGISAGYLEVILAFGLAALLFLVTEELLVEAHENRQNPMLTAAFFGGFLLFMLLPGG, encoded by the coding sequence ATGGAAAATTATTCTGGGGTAATCATATACGCTTTCATTGCAGCAATAGCTTTATTATTTGGCGGAATAATTTCGGTCATAAAAGAGCCAAGCACCAAGGTACGGAGTGCCATCCTGCATTTTGCCGCAGGGGTGATCTTCTCCGTGGTCTCCGTAGAATTGCTCCCGGATATCATGGCTAGGCACGATGTATTGGAAATTGCGACCGGTTTTGGGGCCGGGGTGTTTTTGATGCTGGGGATTCGCTATTTTCTGGAGCCTAAAAAAGAGAAAGGAAACGAGCCTGGCTTCCCTACCGCGTTCATCGTAGTGATCGCAGTTGATCTCATCATTGATGGCGTCCTAATGGGCATAGGCTTCGCGACCAGTAGGGAAACAGGTACTTTTTTGGCCATAGCGATTTCCATTGAACTGCTATCCCTGGGCATGGCAACCTCTATAACACTGGCAGGTTCCAACGTTAACCGCACACAGACAATCCTTACCAACCTTGGTTTGTCTGCCCTGGTATTGGGGAGCACATTATTAAGTGCTTTCTCATTGGTGGGGATTTCGGCAGGCTATCTCGAAGTTATATTGGCTTTTGGTCTTGCGGCACTTTTGTTTTTGGTTACCGAGGAACTTTTGGTAGAAGCCCACGAGAACAGGCAGAACCCAATGTTGACAGCGGCATTCTTCGGAGGCTTCCTACTCTTTATGCTACTGCCGGGAGGTTGA
- a CDS encoding Fur family transcriptional regulator, whose translation MKEAEKILAAKGIRPTETRSTIYKHLKRKFYAITLREIEKSFIKKSDNNKTADRTTIYRTIRLFQEKGIVHQIDDGTAIAKYAFSDGKNLDLHLHFHCTHCGNTFCLPNKVSQDSLPVKYEINDVNLVLKGVCIKCRKAKAYKHRIVESNYKNKKEDAPSKFK comes from the coding sequence ATGAAAGAAGCTGAAAAAATACTTGCCGCTAAAGGGATTAGACCTACCGAAACGAGGTCAACCATTTACAAACACCTCAAAAGAAAGTTTTATGCCATAACATTAAGGGAAATAGAAAAGTCTTTCATCAAAAAAAGTGATAACAATAAAACCGCGGACAGAACAACAATATATAGAACCATTAGACTATTTCAAGAAAAGGGGATAGTACATCAAATAGATGATGGAACGGCTATCGCTAAATATGCGTTTTCCGATGGAAAAAACCTGGATTTACACCTTCACTTCCACTGTACCCATTGCGGCAATACATTCTGTTTACCTAATAAAGTAAGTCAAGATAGCTTGCCGGTTAAATACGAAATAAACGATGTGAATTTGGTTTTAAAAGGGGTATGTATAAAATGTAGAAAAGCTAAAGCTTATAAACATAGAATTGTTGAATCAAATTATAAAAATAAAAAGGAAGATGCGCCTAGTAAGTTTAAATGA
- a CDS encoding Fur family transcriptional regulator has product MSDIEKLLNDHNVRPTAMRILIYRFMAKKERAVALTEIEDAFGKADRTTLSRTIKTFETTGIAHQIDDGTGIPKYALCEPGCNCEIDQDLHIHFHCTNCDETVCLTDHKIPHINLPEGYMAENVNLVVKGICEKCSAV; this is encoded by the coding sequence ATGAGCGATATCGAAAAACTTTTAAATGATCACAACGTGCGCCCTACGGCGATGCGCATCCTGATCTACAGGTTTATGGCCAAAAAAGAAAGGGCCGTTGCCCTGACCGAGATCGAAGATGCCTTCGGCAAAGCTGACCGGACAACATTATCCAGGACGATAAAAACATTTGAGACTACTGGAATTGCACACCAGATAGACGATGGAACGGGCATACCAAAATATGCGCTCTGTGAACCTGGCTGCAATTGTGAAATTGACCAGGATCTGCACATCCATTTTCACTGTACAAATTGTGATGAGACGGTTTGTTTGACCGATCATAAAATCCCTCATATCAATCTACCGGAAGGATATATGGCCGAAAATGTGAATTTGGTGGTTAAAGGAATATGCGAAAAATGTAGTGCTGTTTGA
- a CDS encoding P-II family nitrogen regulator, translating into MKEIKAFIKPKRVQKTIEALSDAEFMSMTLSQGEGTGKFKAKGASPSLDFHVTDSPVVKLELVCQNEEAESAVAIILENGKTPTPGDGIIYLSEVEDAFQIKTGQSIKQPQK; encoded by the coding sequence ATGAAAGAGATAAAAGCATTTATAAAGCCCAAGAGGGTACAGAAAACAATTGAGGCATTAAGTGATGCCGAATTCATGAGTATGACCCTATCACAAGGAGAGGGAACGGGCAAGTTTAAAGCTAAAGGAGCATCGCCATCCCTGGATTTTCACGTTACGGATAGCCCGGTGGTCAAGCTAGAGCTGGTCTGTCAAAATGAAGAAGCGGAATCGGCAGTCGCAATCATCCTGGAAAATGGAAAGACCCCTACTCCTGGCGACGGTATTATTTATCTGTCTGAAGTTGAGGACGCTTTTCAGATCAAGACCGGACAATCGATAAAACAGCCCCAGAAATAA
- a CDS encoding efflux RND transporter periplasmic adaptor subunit gives MNFNIKSIFYAALVVFSLSACKQEKTADEQGDHNETASAENGGEHQEESAGLEGKKLHLSQQKFEAMGLKVDSLPTKSLTGLVESNGQLEVPPQNEAAVTAIIGANVTSIKVIEGDKVSKGSILGYLSHPDLIKLQTDYSNAYNRMNFLDKEYDRQKRLYDAEVASGRKFQETESEYNSMKGMVKGLESQLRLFGVNLDRIRNGNVYNQVPVVSPINGYVEKVNIKVGQFVQQQTEMFEIVNIDHIHADLMVYEKDVSKVKEGQTVQFNIESLPDSDLSAEIYSVGKTFEMNPKAVHVHAEIENKQGNLFPGMYLTAKIATSENKVTALPEEAIITENGEPYIFTAKKVMEGGEEEWALSPLKVVTGEEDNGWTEIKLLQPLENGQMVVWNKAYYLISEMKKGETEHGH, from the coding sequence ATGAATTTCAATATAAAATCGATTTTTTACGCAGCCCTTGTCGTATTCAGTTTAAGTGCCTGTAAGCAGGAAAAAACCGCTGATGAACAAGGAGATCACAACGAAACGGCATCTGCCGAAAATGGCGGCGAGCATCAGGAAGAGAGCGCGGGCCTAGAGGGCAAAAAACTGCACCTGTCCCAACAAAAATTTGAAGCGATGGGATTAAAGGTAGATAGCCTGCCCACCAAAAGCCTGACCGGACTTGTGGAGTCGAACGGACAACTGGAAGTACCCCCGCAGAATGAAGCTGCCGTTACCGCCATTATTGGAGCCAATGTTACCAGCATAAAGGTCATTGAGGGGGATAAGGTAAGCAAAGGGAGTATTTTAGGGTATTTGAGCCATCCCGACCTGATCAAATTGCAGACCGATTATTCCAATGCCTATAACCGGATGAACTTTCTGGATAAGGAATATGACCGTCAAAAACGATTGTACGATGCCGAAGTGGCTTCCGGACGAAAATTTCAGGAAACCGAATCGGAGTACAATAGTATGAAGGGTATGGTCAAGGGGCTAGAATCCCAATTACGCCTGTTCGGGGTTAATTTAGACCGCATCAGGAACGGGAATGTATATAACCAAGTACCCGTGGTAAGCCCCATAAACGGCTACGTAGAAAAAGTGAACATCAAAGTGGGGCAATTTGTCCAACAGCAGACCGAAATGTTCGAGATCGTGAATATCGATCATATCCACGCCGACTTAATGGTATATGAAAAAGACGTGAGCAAGGTAAAAGAGGGACAGACCGTGCAGTTCAATATTGAATCTTTACCGGATTCCGACTTGAGCGCAGAAATCTATTCCGTGGGAAAAACCTTTGAAATGAATCCCAAAGCGGTGCACGTGCACGCCGAAATTGAGAACAAGCAAGGAAACCTGTTCCCGGGAATGTACCTAACTGCGAAAATAGCGACTTCGGAAAATAAAGTAACCGCGCTTCCAGAAGAGGCCATCATTACCGAAAACGGAGAGCCTTATATTTTCACGGCCAAAAAAGTAATGGAAGGCGGTGAGGAAGAATGGGCGTTGAGCCCCTTAAAAGTGGTAACCGGGGAGGAAGATAACGGCTGGACGGAGATCAAGTTGCTACAGCCGCTGGAAAACGGGCAAATGGTTGTCTGGAACAAGGCCTATTACCTGATCTCTGAAATGAAAAAAGGGGAAACGGAACACGGGCATTAG
- a CDS encoding CusA/CzcA family heavy metal efflux RND transporter: protein MINKIIAFSIRNKLIVGLMVLALVGVGVYSMSTINLGAQPDITNNQVQVITQSPNLATEDIEQFVTYPVELAMANLPGVTEIRSVSRFGLSVVTIVFKDNMGTYLPRQLVAEKLNEVKSEIPEQFGSPGMGPITTGLGEIYQYSLVPEEDYEDQYSPTELRTIQDWIVKRQLALTEGVVEVNAFGGKIKQYEIAINPAKLNAMDVTMTEVFDALQQNNVNTGGAYIEKNKMANFIRGEGLARSLADIRQIVIKNENGLPILVKDVAEKVHFGNQVRYGAFTQDGQEAVGGMVLMLRGDNPNSVVNTVKNRIKEVQKSLPEGLKIEPFLDRSELIGRTTATIEKNLIEGALIVIFVLVLLLGSFRGGLVTASLIPLSLLFAFILMKAFGVWANLMSLGAIDFGIIVDGAVIIVEGTVHEIEKRIKAGKHKFNQAEMDEVVYDASSTVMNSAFFGQIIILIVFTPILFLTGIEGKMFRPMAFTFGFAVLGAIILCLTYVPMIASLTMKPATKKKNWFHKAEDKISNFSNGLMNRINKGYRPVILKSLNHRIVVLVIAVLLLVGAGYSFSRMGGEFIPSIDEGDIAMQALFRPGSALSESIETSKRIENIILDNFPEVETMVARIGVADIPTDPMPMDIADSYIILDKNKDNWVSAETKEGLIAKIKEKLSVVPGVNFVFSQPVELRFNELLTGVREDVAIKLYGEDLDILTEKASKMANIIKTVPGAGDVNLEATSGLPQMTVRFNRRKVAQYGLNIQKLNQYVSTAFAGSSAGVIFEGEKRFDMVVRLDQEHRQSIDDLKNLLVDLPDGNQIPIKEVADISYQPGPMQISRDNTSRRIYVGVNVRGRDVESMVNEIQDKLDAQLDLPAGYRITYGGAFENLQRAKERLTIVVPIALALIFLLLYFALGSFSQSIMIYMAVPLAAIGGIFALAIRGMPFSISAGVGFIVLFGVAVLNGLVLISRLNSLKEEGVMDIQERILIGTQERIRPILLTALAAIMGFFPMALSHGAGASVQRPLATVVIGGLITATLLTLIVVPILYSFVEKTGKNNNGKTGKVAINPALIAVLLGLGSMAIPSSASAQTQDGLQQDGPRQDTLQVEQGFAPISLQNAVERAKTNYPRLNAAQLEIENQEALKKTAWDLGRTNVFTGGEELPDDATGNVGIYTTIGVQQQLMDVFSIGAKNKLQKQKVALSKTALDLTSLQVEREVSMAWGYTYTSKRKYLLYVELDSIFRDFERAARLRYETEASSKLEYLAATNQARQVTLQKRQVYRDYLGNLQKLNLWLVSDSLYTVTDERVDEIDDPILQRKDSITDHPMLQYYERQIDVADAEHHVRTKAFFPKFNAQYGRQKIAGQKGFFNFQAGITIPLFFGPELGQAQSARIQTEIAEQNYNEKQLQVNSQYRDLQQHYLKWLESWQYYLQEALPLAKEQRDGAVFAYKEGGIDYTTFLQTVRDAIGIQSRSWDALNNYLQSKYELEFFLNSAKQ, encoded by the coding sequence ATGATTAACAAAATCATCGCTTTTTCCATTCGGAACAAGCTTATTGTAGGGCTTATGGTACTCGCACTCGTGGGAGTGGGCGTCTATTCAATGTCCACCATCAACCTGGGCGCGCAGCCCGATATTACCAATAATCAGGTACAGGTCATTACACAATCGCCCAACCTGGCCACCGAGGATATTGAGCAATTTGTAACCTATCCCGTGGAACTGGCTATGGCCAACCTCCCGGGGGTTACGGAGATCCGCTCCGTTTCCCGGTTCGGGCTTTCCGTAGTTACCATTGTCTTTAAGGACAATATGGGCACGTATTTGCCGCGGCAACTGGTTGCCGAAAAACTCAACGAGGTCAAATCCGAGATTCCCGAACAGTTCGGCAGTCCTGGAATGGGGCCGATCACTACCGGTCTGGGCGAAATCTATCAATATTCCCTGGTGCCAGAAGAAGACTATGAGGATCAATATTCCCCTACCGAATTAAGGACTATCCAGGATTGGATCGTGAAGCGCCAACTGGCGCTTACGGAAGGCGTTGTCGAAGTAAATGCCTTTGGTGGAAAGATCAAGCAATATGAAATTGCCATCAATCCTGCAAAACTCAATGCAATGGATGTAACGATGACGGAAGTTTTCGATGCACTTCAACAGAACAATGTAAACACGGGCGGAGCCTATATCGAAAAAAACAAAATGGCCAATTTTATCCGCGGGGAAGGCCTGGCCCGTTCGCTGGCTGATATCCGGCAAATTGTTATCAAAAACGAAAACGGCCTGCCGATCTTGGTCAAGGACGTAGCCGAAAAGGTACATTTTGGCAATCAGGTACGCTACGGAGCATTTACACAGGATGGTCAAGAGGCCGTGGGCGGAATGGTACTAATGCTTCGGGGCGATAATCCCAATTCGGTGGTAAATACGGTTAAAAACCGAATTAAGGAGGTACAGAAATCGTTGCCGGAAGGATTGAAAATCGAGCCCTTTTTGGATCGTAGCGAACTGATCGGGCGGACTACCGCAACCATTGAAAAAAATCTTATTGAAGGGGCACTTATCGTAATTTTTGTTCTGGTACTGCTTTTGGGAAGTTTCCGCGGTGGATTGGTTACCGCCTCATTGATACCGCTTTCGCTCCTGTTCGCCTTTATCTTGATGAAGGCCTTCGGGGTCTGGGCCAACTTGATGTCCCTTGGAGCTATCGACTTTGGGATCATCGTGGATGGTGCCGTGATCATTGTGGAAGGAACGGTACACGAAATCGAGAAACGCATTAAGGCGGGCAAACATAAATTTAACCAGGCCGAAATGGACGAGGTGGTTTATGATGCGAGTAGTACGGTGATGAACTCCGCTTTTTTCGGTCAGATCATTATCTTGATCGTATTTACGCCTATTTTGTTCCTAACCGGAATTGAAGGTAAAATGTTCCGTCCAATGGCATTTACCTTTGGCTTTGCCGTTCTCGGGGCCATTATTCTGTGCCTTACCTATGTACCGATGATTGCCTCACTTACAATGAAACCGGCCACCAAAAAGAAGAACTGGTTTCATAAAGCGGAAGATAAAATATCGAACTTCAGCAATGGGCTGATGAACCGCATCAACAAGGGATACCGGCCCGTGATTTTGAAGTCGCTGAACCATCGTATTGTCGTTCTGGTCATAGCGGTGCTGTTACTGGTAGGTGCAGGTTATTCCTTTAGCCGGATGGGCGGGGAATTTATCCCCAGCATCGATGAAGGGGATATAGCAATGCAGGCACTTTTCAGACCGGGAAGTGCGCTGAGCGAATCGATAGAAACTTCCAAAAGGATTGAAAATATCATTTTGGATAATTTTCCCGAGGTGGAAACAATGGTCGCCCGAATCGGGGTGGCCGATATACCTACCGACCCGATGCCGATGGATATTGCCGATTCATATATTATCCTTGATAAAAACAAGGACAATTGGGTCTCGGCTGAAACTAAGGAAGGGCTAATTGCAAAAATAAAAGAAAAACTATCGGTGGTGCCAGGGGTCAACTTTGTGTTTAGCCAACCCGTTGAACTGCGGTTCAACGAACTGTTGACGGGCGTTCGGGAAGATGTGGCCATCAAATTATATGGCGAAGATTTGGATATTCTTACCGAAAAAGCCTCAAAAATGGCCAATATTATCAAGACAGTGCCCGGTGCCGGCGATGTGAATCTGGAGGCCACCTCCGGGCTGCCCCAGATGACGGTTCGTTTTAACAGGCGGAAAGTGGCGCAGTATGGATTGAATATCCAGAAGCTGAACCAGTATGTGAGTACCGCTTTCGCGGGAAGTTCTGCAGGGGTCATTTTCGAGGGTGAAAAACGCTTCGATATGGTGGTGCGCCTGGATCAGGAGCACCGCCAAAGCATTGATGACCTGAAAAACCTGCTGGTCGATTTACCGGACGGAAACCAGATTCCCATAAAAGAGGTGGCAGACATCAGTTATCAGCCGGGACCGATGCAGATTTCCCGGGACAATACTTCGCGTAGAATTTACGTAGGCGTTAATGTACGGGGCCGTGATGTGGAATCGATGGTTAATGAGATACAGGATAAACTGGATGCGCAATTAGATTTGCCTGCGGGGTACCGTATTACCTACGGTGGCGCTTTTGAAAACTTGCAACGGGCCAAAGAGCGGTTAACAATTGTAGTCCCGATTGCGTTGGCGCTTATTTTTCTGTTGCTCTATTTCGCCCTGGGCTCTTTTTCCCAATCCATTATGATCTATATGGCCGTGCCTTTGGCAGCGATCGGCGGTATTTTCGCCTTGGCTATTCGCGGAATGCCGTTCAGTATTTCGGCGGGCGTGGGCTTTATCGTGCTCTTCGGGGTCGCGGTCTTGAATGGACTGGTGCTCATTAGCAGGCTAAATTCATTAAAAGAAGAAGGGGTTATGGATATACAGGAACGTATTTTAATAGGAACACAGGAGCGGATCCGCCCTATTTTGCTAACAGCACTGGCCGCAATAATGGGCTTTTTCCCGATGGCACTTTCCCACGGCGCGGGAGCTTCCGTACAGCGCCCATTGGCCACGGTAGTTATCGGCGGCTTGATTACGGCGACCTTGCTTACGCTTATCGTAGTTCCCATTTTATACAGTTTTGTTGAAAAAACTGGAAAAAACAACAATGGGAAAACGGGTAAAGTTGCCATAAATCCTGCCCTGATCGCCGTTTTATTGGGTCTTGGATCAATGGCCATCCCATCAAGTGCAAGTGCCCAAACGCAGGATGGCCTGCAGCAAGATGGGCCCCGGCAGGATACCCTTCAGGTGGAACAGGGCTTTGCACCGATTTCTTTACAGAATGCGGTGGAAAGGGCCAAAACGAACTATCCCAGGTTAAATGCAGCCCAATTGGAAATTGAGAATCAGGAAGCCCTGAAGAAAACCGCCTGGGACCTTGGGAGGACCAATGTATTTACCGGCGGCGAAGAATTGCCGGACGATGCAACGGGCAATGTGGGCATCTACACCACCATCGGCGTCCAGCAGCAGCTGATGGACGTTTTTAGCATCGGTGCCAAAAATAAATTGCAGAAGCAGAAAGTAGCATTGAGCAAAACGGCGCTCGACCTTACTTCGCTGCAAGTGGAACGGGAAGTTAGTATGGCCTGGGGATATACCTATACGTCCAAACGGAAATACCTGTTGTATGTGGAGCTCGATTCCATCTTCAGAGATTTTGAAAGGGCGGCGCGGTTACGTTATGAGACCGAGGCTTCCTCAAAGCTGGAATATCTGGCGGCCACCAATCAGGCGCGACAGGTAACGCTCCAGAAGAGGCAGGTGTACCGGGATTATCTGGGCAACCTGCAAAAACTGAACCTCTGGCTGGTAAGCGATTCCCTTTATACGGTGACCGATGAACGCGTTGATGAGATCGACGATCCCATCCTGCAGCGCAAAGATTCGATAACGGACCACCCGATGCTACAATACTATGAGCGTCAGATCGATGTGGCTGATGCCGAGCATCATGTGCGCACCAAGGCGTTTTTTCCAAAGTTCAATGCTCAATATGGACGGCAGAAAATTGCGGGGCAAAAAGGGTTTTTCAATTTTCAGGCCGGGATAACCATTCCGCTCTTTTTCGGTCCGGAGCTGGGGCAGGCGCAATCGGCCAGGATACAGACCGAGATCGCCGAGCAGAATTACAATGAAAAACAACTTCAGGTCAATTCCCAATACCGGGACCTGCAGCAGCACTATTTAAAATGGCTGGAATCCTGGCAATATTATTTACAGGAAGCCCTTCCGCTGGCCAAAGAGCAACGGGACGGGGCGGTGTTCGCCTATAAAGAGGGTGGTATCGATTATACCACCTTTCTGCAAACGGTGCGTGATGCCATCGGTATCCAGAGCAGGTCTTGGGATGCGCTAAACAACTATCTGCAATCAAAATACGAATTGGAATTTTTCCTCAATTCCGCTAAACAATAA
- a CDS encoding DUF6660 family protein: protein MKLLTFIFGLYILTLNALPCTDVNADVVSDNPQTEVVSASNLDHNHSASDGCTPFCTCHCCHVHTVDFALANFKPITTKISSKIFLHFDSIGEEPINSLLDPPRV, encoded by the coding sequence GTGAAATTATTAACATTCATATTTGGCCTATACATTTTAACGCTCAATGCGTTGCCTTGTACTGATGTTAATGCAGATGTCGTTTCCGATAATCCCCAAACTGAGGTCGTATCTGCTTCAAATTTGGATCATAACCATAGCGCCTCAGACGGTTGCACCCCTTTCTGTACTTGCCATTGTTGCCACGTACATACGGTAGATTTCGCTTTAGCCAACTTCAAGCCCATTACTACGAAAATATCTTCCAAAATATTCCTTCATTTTGACAGTATAGGTGAAGAACCTATCAATTCCCTTTTAGACCCTCCAAGAGTTTAA
- a CDS encoding YkvA family protein, with product MKKLKAWAKKLKQQLVMLHLAYKDKRTPWYAKVLIFVIIAYALSPIDLIPDFIPIIGYLDDLILLPIGIYFAVRLIPEKVKAECSTKAKDYKWNKKNNWLIGGIIIFFWVLIVLWIFRNYFKF from the coding sequence ATGAAAAAATTAAAAGCCTGGGCAAAAAAACTAAAGCAGCAACTAGTTATGTTGCATTTGGCCTACAAAGACAAAAGGACCCCTTGGTACGCTAAAGTGCTGATTTTTGTCATAATTGCTTATGCGCTAAGCCCCATCGACCTGATTCCTGATTTCATTCCGATAATTGGCTATCTCGATGATCTAATTCTATTACCAATTGGTATTTATTTTGCAGTAAGGCTTATCCCTGAAAAAGTAAAAGCGGAATGCAGCACAAAAGCAAAAGACTATAAATGGAACAAAAAGAACAACTGGTTAATTGGGGGTATAATTATTTTCTTTTGGGTGTTGATTGTTTTATGGATTTTTCGCAATTACTTCAAATTTTGA
- a CDS encoding IS3 family transposase → MIQCFGVSKQAFYKRLKSHQTRQTQQQLIIRLIKGYRSQYGLRTGGIKLYQELKADMVRLGIKIGRDKFYRVMRMNNLLVPKLKRFHITTDSKHRFFKYKNLVKDKVPTRPEQLWVSDITYIKTQNGHSYLALVTDAYSKQIMGYKLASHMKTSLCIDALRMAIKNRKYKNQKLIHHSDRGIQYCNPQYTSFTEEHGILMSMTEKYDPYENAVAERVNRTLKYEYDLKRTIKNTTLARKMVKKAVEIYNNKRPHFSLKLNTPNFVHLNRNVDYHSYKRNKESLELLTI, encoded by the coding sequence TTGATCCAATGTTTTGGGGTTTCCAAACAAGCGTTCTATAAGCGGTTAAAATCTCATCAGACCAGGCAAACACAGCAACAGCTGATCATTCGACTCATCAAAGGGTATCGAAGTCAGTACGGACTGCGTACCGGTGGAATCAAACTATATCAGGAATTAAAGGCTGATATGGTCAGACTCGGTATTAAAATAGGAAGGGATAAATTCTATCGTGTAATGCGAATGAACAACCTGCTCGTTCCTAAATTAAAGCGGTTCCATATCACAACCGATTCAAAACATCGATTCTTTAAATACAAAAACCTCGTAAAAGACAAAGTGCCCACCAGGCCGGAACAACTTTGGGTAAGCGATATTACCTATATCAAAACGCAGAACGGACACAGTTACCTGGCATTGGTCACAGATGCCTATTCTAAGCAAATCATGGGTTATAAACTGGCAAGCCACATGAAGACATCACTTTGTATCGATGCGCTTAGAATGGCCATTAAAAACAGGAAATACAAAAATCAGAAACTCATCCATCATTCAGATCGTGGAATTCAGTACTGCAATCCCCAATACACCAGCTTTACTGAGGAACACGGAATACTCATGAGCATGACAGAGAAGTACGACCCATACGAGAACGCCGTGGCTGAGAGAGTCAACAGAACCCTTAAATATGAATATGATTTAAAACGAACTATAAAAAATACTACCTTAGCCAGGAAGATGGTCAAAAAGGCTGTTGAGATTTACAACAACAAAAGACCACATTTTAGTCTCAAATTGAACACCCCTAACTTTGTTCATTTAAATAGAAATGTAGACTATCATTCCTACAAAAGGAACAAAGAAAGTTTAGAACTATTGACCATTTAA
- a CDS encoding DNA-binding protein: MKEQNEHCRKTSYKKVGYDLKLVIIDQIQNAQISINHASDKYQVSRASIYYWLKKYSTLEQKKQGMSKKDEIKKPKEKIEELEFVKDFQQDIIADMELITGVDMAKKSLPKTLADEIEKKKQNRLKENG; this comes from the coding sequence ATGAAAGAACAAAATGAACATTGTCGAAAAACTTCCTACAAAAAAGTAGGTTACGATCTCAAGCTGGTTATCATCGATCAGATCCAAAATGCACAGATTTCTATCAATCATGCATCCGATAAATATCAGGTTTCCCGAGCTTCTATTTACTACTGGTTGAAAAAATACAGTACTTTAGAACAAAAGAAACAAGGGATGAGCAAGAAAGATGAAATCAAGAAACCCAAAGAAAAAATCGAGGAACTGGAGTTTGTAAAAGACTTCCAACAGGACATTATTGCTGATATGGAACTTATTACCGGGGTCGATATGGCAAAAAAGTCATTGCCCAAAACATTAGCAGACGAGATCGAAAAAAAGAAACAAAACCGTTTAAAAGAAAATGGTTGA
- a CDS encoding transposase yields MKNSKFSEGQIIKALKENEQGRSVGDLSRELGIDKSTFYYWRKKYGGMEQEQLKRLKELEQENARLKQMYADVSLDNKMLKDVLSKKF; encoded by the coding sequence ATGAAAAACAGCAAGTTTAGCGAGGGCCAAATAATCAAAGCTCTTAAGGAGAATGAACAGGGAAGGTCGGTTGGGGATCTATCCAGAGAGTTGGGTATTGACAAGAGTACCTTTTATTATTGGCGCAAGAAGTATGGGGGTATGGAGCAAGAGCAGCTCAAGCGCCTAAAAGAGCTCGAGCAGGAAAATGCGAGGCTCAAGCAGATGTATGCCGATGTGAGCCTGGACAACAAAATGCTCAAGGACGTACTGTCAAAAAAGTTCTAA